From one Luteipulveratus mongoliensis genomic stretch:
- a CDS encoding alanine racemase: MDLDKRPTSPAPTGVGRIALDGVAAPTAVIDLAAFTANIGEMRERAAGVPIRVASKSIRVRGLIERLLREEGYAGVLAYSAAEALWLVEHGARDVLVAYPTVDRDTLAKVSADDVAAAEIAFMVDLPEHLAILDESAGAHPLRAAIDVDCSMRVGPVTIGAHRSSVHSAKDAERLVLQARSLSGVRIAGLMFYDAQIAGVADTSSAIRLMKKASLRELRRRRQQVIATVTRHVTLDFVNAGGTGSLHLMHDDPAITDLAAGSGLFTPRLFDHYDNTALRPAAYFVSPVVRKPTDDVVVAFSGGYIASGPAGAARVPEVAFPEGLEPFAQEGYGEVQTPLRGDAAHGMKVGDLVWFRHAKAGEMCERFDQVLLVEDGQVVERLPTYRGEGKNFG; encoded by the coding sequence ATGGACTTGGACAAGCGACCAACTTCGCCCGCGCCGACGGGTGTCGGCCGCATCGCGCTCGATGGGGTCGCCGCACCGACCGCGGTCATCGACCTCGCGGCCTTCACGGCCAACATCGGCGAGATGCGCGAGCGAGCGGCGGGCGTACCCATCCGTGTCGCCTCGAAGTCGATCCGCGTGCGTGGCCTGATCGAGCGCCTGCTGCGCGAGGAGGGTTACGCCGGCGTCCTGGCCTACTCCGCGGCCGAGGCCTTGTGGTTGGTCGAGCACGGTGCGCGTGACGTGCTCGTCGCCTATCCGACCGTCGACCGTGACACGCTGGCCAAGGTCAGCGCGGATGACGTCGCCGCGGCCGAGATCGCCTTCATGGTCGACCTCCCCGAGCACCTGGCCATACTGGACGAGTCTGCGGGTGCGCACCCCCTCAGGGCCGCAATCGATGTCGATTGCTCGATGCGGGTGGGGCCGGTGACCATCGGCGCACACCGGTCCAGTGTGCACTCCGCCAAGGACGCGGAAAGGCTTGTGCTGCAAGCGCGCTCGCTGTCCGGCGTACGGATCGCTGGGCTGATGTTCTATGACGCACAGATCGCCGGTGTCGCCGATACGAGCTCTGCGATCCGGCTGATGAAGAAGGCTTCACTCCGGGAGCTGCGCCGCCGTCGCCAACAGGTGATCGCCACGGTCACCCGTCACGTGACGCTCGACTTCGTCAACGCGGGCGGCACGGGGAGCTTGCACCTGATGCACGACGACCCCGCGATCACCGACCTCGCCGCCGGATCGGGGCTCTTCACCCCGCGGCTGTTCGACCACTACGACAACACCGCACTGCGGCCGGCGGCCTACTTCGTCTCGCCGGTGGTTCGCAAGCCCACCGACGATGTGGTGGTCGCCTTCTCGGGTGGCTACATCGCCAGTGGGCCGGCAGGCGCGGCGCGGGTGCCGGAGGTAGCGTTCCCCGAGGGCCTCGAGCCCTTCGCGCAGGAAGGCTACGGTGAGGTGCAGACTCCGCTGCGCGGCGACGCCGCCCATGGCATGAAGGTTGGTGACCTGGTCTGGTTCCGGCATGCCAAGGCCGGTGAGATGTGTGAGCGGTTCGACCAGGTCTTGCTGGTCGAGGACGGGCAGGTCGTCGAGCGACTGCCCACCTATCGAGGCGAGGGCAAGAACTTTGGCTGA
- a CDS encoding PhoX family protein: protein MTCHYRCDDACSKPVPNTSGSAYFGDIFTAGISRRTALKATGVTAAAAGLYAVAGTQPAAAATAGRGGRSSYVYDFEGTAPQPFETDKVITPKGFTWKPLVKWGDPIVKGAPKFDFDKQTAAAQAKQFGYNCDYVGLVRARGCHDKGLLVVNNEYTNDELMFRGYTGAAALTPEQIKITMAAHGMSVVEVSKKGREWKARLGARQNRRITTTTPFAFDGPAAGSELLQTKADPTGRRVLGTFGNCSGGVTPWGTVLSGEENFNGYFKVDAAPAGQEDAFKRYGLTGSKGRSWEKVDPRFDAAQDPNESNRFGYVIEVDPSDPRSTPRKHTAMGRLKHEGANVTIAPDGRAVAVMGDDEKFDYMYKFVSSGKYVEGNKRHNMSLLTEGDLYVAKFTGDGAQDGVSDGTGEWLPLVLDGKSKVPGFTVAQVLVHTRLAADKVGPTKMDRPEDVDINPVNKRVYAALTNNDKRVPSQIDEANPRATNKHGQVIEITAPKNDHTKTTFTWKLVLICGDPNDPATYFNGYDRTQVSPISCPDNVAFDSKGNLWISTDGNALGNADAFFMMPLSGPYQGHLQQFQTMPHGAESAGPLIVDDTTVLCSVQHPGEVEGASPDAPVSQFPYDGTGQPRPSVIQVFATKH from the coding sequence ATGACCTGCCACTACCGCTGCGACGACGCCTGCTCCAAGCCGGTCCCCAACACCTCAGGCAGCGCCTACTTCGGTGACATCTTCACGGCCGGCATCAGCCGTCGTACGGCCCTGAAGGCCACCGGCGTCACCGCCGCCGCAGCCGGTCTGTACGCCGTCGCCGGCACCCAGCCCGCGGCCGCCGCAACCGCCGGTCGGGGCGGGCGCAGCTCGTACGTGTACGACTTCGAGGGCACCGCGCCGCAGCCGTTCGAGACCGACAAGGTCATCACGCCCAAGGGCTTCACCTGGAAGCCGCTGGTCAAGTGGGGCGACCCGATCGTCAAGGGCGCACCGAAGTTCGACTTCGACAAGCAGACGGCCGCCGCGCAGGCGAAGCAGTTCGGCTACAACTGCGACTACGTCGGACTGGTCCGCGCGCGGGGCTGCCACGACAAGGGTCTGCTCGTCGTCAACAACGAGTACACCAACGACGAGCTGATGTTCCGCGGCTACACCGGTGCGGCCGCTCTCACCCCGGAGCAGATCAAGATCACGATGGCCGCGCACGGCATGTCCGTCGTCGAGGTCAGCAAGAAGGGCCGTGAGTGGAAGGCCCGCCTCGGAGCCCGCCAGAACCGCCGCATCACGACCACGACGCCGTTCGCCTTCGACGGTCCGGCGGCGGGTTCGGAGCTGCTGCAGACCAAGGCCGACCCGACCGGCCGCCGGGTGCTCGGGACGTTCGGCAACTGCTCGGGCGGCGTAACCCCTTGGGGCACAGTGCTTTCGGGCGAAGAGAACTTCAACGGCTACTTCAAGGTCGACGCCGCTCCGGCCGGCCAGGAGGACGCGTTCAAGCGCTACGGCCTCACCGGCTCCAAGGGTCGCTCGTGGGAGAAGGTCGACCCGCGCTTCGACGCTGCGCAGGACCCCAACGAGTCCAACCGGTTCGGCTACGTCATCGAGGTCGACCCATCCGACCCGCGCTCCACACCGCGCAAGCACACCGCCATGGGTCGTCTGAAGCACGAGGGCGCCAACGTCACGATCGCTCCGGACGGCCGCGCGGTGGCGGTCATGGGTGATGACGAGAAGTTCGACTACATGTACAAGTTTGTCTCGTCCGGGAAGTACGTCGAGGGCAACAAGCGGCACAACATGTCGCTGCTCACGGAGGGCGACCTGTACGTCGCGAAGTTCACCGGCGACGGCGCGCAGGACGGCGTCAGCGACGGCACCGGCGAGTGGCTGCCGCTCGTCCTCGACGGGAAGTCCAAGGTCCCCGGCTTCACCGTCGCGCAGGTCCTGGTCCACACGCGCCTGGCCGCCGACAAGGTCGGCCCGACCAAGATGGACCGTCCTGAGGACGTCGACATCAACCCGGTCAACAAGCGGGTCTATGCCGCGCTGACCAACAACGACAAGCGGGTGCCGAGCCAGATCGACGAGGCCAACCCGCGCGCCACCAACAAGCACGGCCAGGTCATCGAGATCACCGCGCCCAAGAACGATCACACGAAGACGACCTTCACCTGGAAGCTCGTCCTCATCTGCGGTGACCCCAACGACCCGGCGACCTACTTCAACGGGTACGACCGCACCCAGGTCAGCCCGATCTCCTGCCCCGACAACGTGGCCTTCGACTCCAAGGGCAACCTGTGGATCTCCACTGATGGCAACGCTCTTGGCAACGCGGACGCGTTCTTCATGATGCCGCTGAGCGGTCCGTACCAGGGTCACCTGCAGCAGTTCCAGACGATGCCGCACGGTGCGGAGTCGGCGGGGCCGCTGATCGTCGACGACACCACAGTGCTGTGCTCGGTCCAGCACCCGGGCGAGGTCGAGGGCGCATCACCCGATGCGCCGGTCAGCCAGTTCCCGTACGACGGCACGGGCCAGCCGCGACCTTCGGTCATCCAGGTCTTCGCGACCAAGCACTGA
- a CDS encoding polyprenyl synthetase family protein: MTAAALTALPGASAELTSRLQEGLSAVEVRLRQVVDHDDPFIARASSHLIEGGKRFRPMLTLLAAELGEGRSDDVVDAATGVELTHMASLYHDDVMDEADVRHGIPSANATYDNSTAILVGDLLFGKASEIVAGLGSEAVLIQAQTFVRLCAGQIQDDRQAPAGADPMQHYLQVLADKTGVLIATAARYGAKFGRCPESTVDLMREYGELVGMVFQLSDDILDITSDQEQSGKTPGTDLREGVATLPVLYARASQDPADARLQELLAGELTDDALHAETLGLLRQHEAIDQAREHTIGLAQRAADLIGTLGAGDAQDALRGLPLAVAHRTT; this comes from the coding sequence ATGACCGCAGCTGCTCTGACGGCCCTGCCGGGCGCCTCGGCCGAGCTGACCTCGCGTCTGCAGGAGGGGCTTTCGGCGGTCGAGGTACGACTGCGTCAGGTCGTCGACCACGACGACCCGTTCATCGCGCGTGCCTCGAGCCACCTGATCGAGGGTGGCAAGCGATTCCGGCCGATGCTGACGTTGCTGGCTGCCGAGCTCGGCGAGGGTCGCAGTGACGACGTCGTCGATGCCGCGACCGGGGTCGAGCTCACGCACATGGCCTCGCTCTACCACGACGACGTGATGGACGAGGCCGACGTACGCCACGGCATACCCAGCGCCAACGCCACCTACGACAACTCGACCGCGATCCTCGTCGGCGACCTGTTGTTCGGGAAGGCCTCGGAGATCGTCGCCGGCCTCGGCTCGGAGGCGGTGCTGATCCAGGCACAGACGTTCGTACGCCTGTGCGCGGGTCAGATCCAGGACGACCGGCAGGCGCCGGCCGGCGCCGACCCGATGCAGCACTACCTGCAGGTGCTGGCCGACAAGACCGGTGTGCTGATCGCCACGGCGGCACGTTATGGCGCGAAGTTCGGACGCTGCCCGGAGTCCACGGTCGACCTCATGCGCGAGTACGGCGAGCTGGTCGGCATGGTCTTCCAGCTGTCCGACGACATCCTCGACATCACCTCCGACCAGGAGCAGTCGGGCAAGACCCCCGGCACTGACCTGCGCGAGGGCGTCGCAACGCTGCCGGTGCTCTACGCCCGCGCCTCGCAGGACCCCGCGGACGCACGGCTGCAGGAGCTGTTGGCCGGCGAGCTCACCGACGACGCGCTGCATGCCGAGACTCTGGGGCTGCTACGCCAGCACGAGGCGATCGACCAGGCGCGCGAGCACACCATCGGTCTGGCCCAGCGCGCGGCCGACCTCATCGGCACGCTCGGTGCCGGCGACGCCCAGGACGCACTCCGCGGCCTCCCGCTCGCCGTCGCCCACCGCACCACCTAG
- the nuoN gene encoding NADH-quinone oxidoreductase subunit NuoN — protein sequence MTAALSSVPAAEFVQAKVEYAAVLPIFIIFGAALVGVLIEAFAPRRSRYVIQLGFTLAAIIAAFLVLVLYSRDHQAKTAAGAIVIDGPALFLQGTVLALGAIGLLAMAERLDTSQADTFTQSGSAVPGSPQEATAVRLGATTTEFFPLTLFALSGMMMFPAAGDLLTMFIALEVLSLPLYILTGLARRRRLLSQEASLKYFLLGAFSSAFFLFGSALIYGFAGSVNFTKIAAAVPATNGMDSIAVPGVLLIAVGLLFKVGAVPFHSWTPDVYQGAPTPVTGFMAACTKVAAFGALLRVLYVAFEGLRWNWQPVIAVVAVLTMIVGAVLSVTQTDIKRLLAYSSITHAGFVLVGVLAMDRAGVSATMFYLVAYGFSTIAAFALIALVRSSGSEATHLSQWAGLGKTSPVVAGSFTFLMLAFAGIPLTSGFTAKFAVFGAAVGHDGTWLAVIGVLASAITAFVYVRVIVLMYFSEPTGDTIVLAPSILTAAAVTVGLAVTLLLGVVPSPLLDLANDSSLFIP from the coding sequence GTGACCGCCGCGCTGAGCAGCGTGCCCGCCGCTGAGTTCGTCCAGGCCAAGGTCGAGTACGCCGCGGTCCTGCCGATCTTCATCATCTTCGGTGCGGCCCTCGTGGGCGTGCTCATCGAGGCGTTCGCGCCTCGGCGCAGCCGCTACGTCATCCAGCTGGGCTTCACGCTGGCCGCCATCATTGCGGCGTTCCTGGTCCTGGTGCTCTACTCCCGCGACCACCAGGCCAAGACCGCGGCCGGTGCCATCGTGATCGACGGCCCGGCGCTGTTCCTGCAGGGCACCGTCCTGGCGCTCGGCGCGATCGGCCTGCTGGCCATGGCCGAGCGGCTCGACACCTCACAGGCAGACACGTTCACCCAGTCCGGCTCCGCGGTGCCGGGCTCGCCCCAGGAAGCCACTGCCGTACGCCTGGGAGCGACCACCACGGAGTTCTTCCCGCTGACGCTCTTCGCCCTGAGCGGCATGATGATGTTCCCGGCCGCGGGCGACCTGCTGACGATGTTCATCGCCCTCGAGGTTCTCTCCCTGCCGCTCTACATCCTGACGGGCCTGGCTCGCCGGCGCCGCCTGCTGTCGCAGGAGGCCTCGCTGAAGTACTTCCTGCTGGGCGCGTTCTCCTCGGCGTTCTTCCTGTTCGGCTCGGCCCTGATCTACGGCTTCGCCGGTTCGGTCAACTTCACCAAGATCGCGGCCGCCGTCCCAGCCACCAACGGCATGGACAGCATCGCCGTGCCGGGTGTCCTCCTCATCGCGGTCGGCCTCCTGTTCAAGGTCGGCGCGGTGCCGTTCCACTCCTGGACCCCGGACGTCTACCAGGGCGCGCCGACCCCGGTCACCGGCTTCATGGCCGCGTGCACCAAGGTCGCCGCCTTCGGGGCGCTGCTGCGCGTGCTGTACGTCGCATTCGAGGGTCTGCGCTGGAACTGGCAGCCCGTCATCGCGGTCGTCGCCGTGCTCACCATGATCGTCGGCGCCGTCCTGTCCGTCACGCAGACCGACATCAAGCGGCTGCTCGCGTACTCCTCGATCACTCACGCCGGCTTCGTGCTGGTGGGTGTGCTCGCGATGGACCGCGCCGGCGTCTCGGCCACGATGTTCTACCTCGTCGCGTACGGCTTCAGCACCATCGCGGCGTTCGCCCTGATCGCGCTGGTCCGGTCATCGGGCTCCGAGGCGACGCACCTGTCGCAGTGGGCCGGGCTGGGCAAGACCAGTCCGGTGGTCGCGGGCTCGTTCACGTTCTTGATGCTCGCCTTCGCCGGTATCCCGCTCACCTCCGGTTTCACGGCGAAGTTCGCGGTGTTCGGCGCTGCGGTCGGTCACGACGGCACCTGGCTGGCCGTGATCGGCGTACTCGCCTCTGCCATCACGGCATTCGTCTACGTCCGGGTCATCGTGCTCATGTACTTCTCCGAGCCGACCGGCGACACGATCGTCCTCGCGCCGTCGATCTTGACCGCTGCGGCTGTGACGGTGGGTCTCGCCGTGACCCTGCTGCTCGGCGTCGTGCCGTCACCGCTGCTCGACCTGGCCAACGACTCGTCGCTGTTCATCCCATGA
- a CDS encoding NADH-quinone oxidoreductase subunit M, translating into MSDFPWLTTLGVIPLLGALVVALLPSGSARLARPIALGFSLVTLVVGLLAAFQFDWDGGGQQFQLTETHSWIKQFGVSYALGVDGIALSLILMSLVLVPICLVAAWDDVPEVGRRQQTYYALMLVLLTFMIGVFSATDVFLFYVFFEAMLIPIYFLIGSFGGANRQYAAVKFLLFSLLGGLVMLVAVIALYIQGPGGDDGFLISKLTGLDISTNTERLLFLGFFFAFAVKAPMWPVHTWLPDAATEARPATAVLLVGVLDKVGTFGMIRFCLQMFPEASKWATPAVIVLAVISILYAALVAIGQTDMMRLIAYTSISHFGFIVLGIFAMTSTSHLGSTLYMVNHGFTTAALFLFAGMLIARRGSKNISDFGGWQRVTPALAGVFLIAGLSALSLPGLNSFISEFLVMAGSFDKYKVATVIAVTGVILAALYVLLMYKNVMTGPKPEDRGDVKDLSVREKLVAAPLIGIFLFLGFFPKPALDLLRPAVTTTLQHVGVTDPKPDVAPADAAPIGSAEGIAK; encoded by the coding sequence ATGTCCGACTTTCCCTGGCTGACGACGCTGGGTGTCATCCCGCTGCTCGGTGCTCTCGTGGTGGCGCTGCTGCCCTCGGGCTCCGCGCGGCTGGCCCGTCCGATCGCGCTCGGGTTCTCCCTGGTGACGCTCGTCGTCGGCCTGCTCGCGGCGTTCCAGTTCGACTGGGACGGTGGCGGCCAGCAGTTCCAGCTGACCGAGACCCACTCGTGGATCAAGCAGTTCGGCGTCTCGTACGCCCTCGGTGTCGATGGCATCGCGCTCAGCCTGATCCTGATGAGCCTCGTGCTCGTGCCCATCTGCCTGGTCGCTGCCTGGGACGACGTGCCGGAGGTGGGTCGGCGCCAGCAGACCTACTACGCGCTCATGCTGGTCCTGCTGACCTTCATGATCGGCGTCTTCTCCGCCACCGACGTCTTCTTGTTCTACGTCTTCTTCGAGGCGATGCTGATCCCGATCTACTTCCTGATCGGCTCGTTCGGTGGTGCCAACCGGCAGTACGCCGCGGTGAAGTTCCTGCTGTTCTCCCTCCTGGGCGGACTGGTCATGCTGGTCGCGGTCATCGCGCTCTACATCCAGGGCCCCGGTGGCGACGACGGCTTCCTGATCAGCAAGCTGACCGGGCTGGACATCTCCACCAACACCGAGCGGCTGCTGTTCCTCGGCTTCTTCTTCGCGTTCGCGGTCAAGGCGCCGATGTGGCCGGTGCACACCTGGCTGCCCGATGCCGCGACCGAGGCCCGGCCGGCGACGGCCGTCCTCCTGGTCGGTGTGCTCGACAAGGTCGGCACCTTCGGGATGATCCGCTTCTGCCTACAGATGTTCCCCGAGGCCAGCAAGTGGGCGACACCGGCGGTCATCGTGCTGGCGGTGATCTCGATCCTGTACGCCGCGCTGGTCGCCATCGGCCAGACCGACATGATGCGACTGATCGCCTACACCTCGATCAGCCACTTCGGCTTCATCGTGCTGGGCATCTTCGCGATGACCAGCACCTCTCACCTGGGCTCGACGCTCTACATGGTCAACCACGGGTTCACCACCGCAGCGCTGTTCTTGTTCGCCGGGATGCTGATCGCACGTCGGGGGAGCAAGAACATCTCCGACTTCGGCGGCTGGCAGCGGGTCACGCCGGCACTGGCTGGGGTCTTCCTCATCGCCGGTCTGTCTGCGCTGTCGCTGCCCGGTCTGAACTCCTTCATCTCCGAGTTCCTTGTGATGGCAGGCTCGTTCGACAAGTACAAGGTCGCCACAGTCATCGCGGTGACCGGCGTGATCCTCGCCGCGCTCTACGTCCTGCTCATGTACAAGAACGTCATGACCGGGCCCAAGCCGGAGGACCGTGGCGACGTCAAGGACCTCAGCGTCCGCGAGAAGCTCGTCGCCGCACCGTTGATCGGGATCTTCCTGTTCCTCGGGTTCTTCCCGAAGCCCGCCCTGGACCTGCTGCGTCCCGCGGTCACGACCACGTTGCAGCACGTCGGGGTCACCGACCCCAAGCCTGACGTCGCACCCGCCGATGCAGCACCGATCGGCTCCGCTGAAGGGATTGCCAAGTGA
- the nuoL gene encoding NADH-quinone oxidoreductase subunit L: protein MASYAWLLVALPLAGAAILLLGGKALDKIGPPLATGLAWASFGVGVATIVEMLGRDTEERAQHLHLYSWIPAGGFNLDAGLQIDQLALTFVMLITFVGSLIHVYSLGYMEHDPDKRRFFAYLNLFIAAMLLLVLADSYLLLFVGWEGVGLASYLLIGFWNHNPAYATAANKAFVVNRVGDAGMLLAIFAMFATFGRVDFAGVNAAVGGASEGALTVIGLLLLVGACGKSAQFPLQSWLGDAMAGPTPVSALIHAATMVTAGVYLIVRSSAIFDGAPDARLVVTIVGAITLLFGAIVGCAKDDMKKALAASTMSQIGYMVLAAGLGPVGYAFAIFHLLTHGFFKAGMFLGAGSVMHGMNDQVNMRRFGGLSAVMKITWITFGLGWLAIIGFPGLSGFWSKDKIIESAFVGDGWRPWVFGLAALFGAGITAFYMSRLFFMTFHGKRRWTDDVHPHESPLTMTIPMMILAIGSAFLGLALGPTGVITDWLEPIVGHHEEHDPVMSVPLITGLTFVLIVLGAALAWLRYWRDEVPVTPPVGSVATRSARRDLFQDDINEAVFQRPGLHLTRALVFADNKGVDGAVGGTAALIGGTSARLKKVQNGYVRSYALTMLVGVVAILGAVWVVQ from the coding sequence ATGGCGTCGTACGCCTGGCTGCTGGTGGCCCTGCCACTCGCCGGTGCCGCGATCCTGCTGCTCGGCGGGAAGGCCCTCGACAAGATCGGACCGCCGCTGGCGACCGGCCTGGCCTGGGCCAGCTTCGGCGTCGGCGTCGCCACGATCGTGGAAATGCTGGGCCGCGACACGGAGGAGCGTGCCCAGCACCTGCACCTCTACTCGTGGATCCCCGCGGGCGGCTTCAACCTCGACGCCGGCCTGCAGATCGACCAGCTGGCGCTGACGTTCGTCATGCTGATCACCTTCGTCGGCTCGCTGATCCACGTCTACTCCCTGGGCTACATGGAGCACGACCCGGACAAGCGCCGGTTCTTCGCCTACCTCAACCTGTTCATCGCAGCGATGCTGCTGCTGGTTCTGGCCGACTCCTACCTCCTGCTGTTCGTCGGCTGGGAGGGCGTCGGTCTGGCGTCGTACCTGCTCATCGGCTTCTGGAACCACAACCCGGCGTACGCCACCGCGGCCAACAAGGCGTTCGTCGTCAACCGTGTCGGTGACGCCGGGATGCTGCTGGCGATCTTCGCGATGTTCGCCACCTTCGGTCGGGTCGACTTCGCGGGCGTCAACGCCGCGGTCGGCGGCGCCTCCGAGGGAGCGCTCACGGTCATCGGCCTGCTGCTGCTCGTCGGTGCCTGCGGCAAGTCGGCGCAGTTCCCGCTGCAGAGCTGGCTCGGTGACGCCATGGCCGGCCCGACTCCGGTGTCCGCCCTGATCCACGCGGCGACGATGGTCACCGCCGGTGTCTACCTGATCGTGCGCAGCAGCGCGATCTTCGACGGAGCGCCCGATGCGCGACTGGTCGTCACCATCGTCGGTGCGATCACCTTGCTCTTCGGTGCCATCGTCGGTTGCGCCAAGGACGATATGAAGAAGGCGCTGGCCGCCTCGACGATGTCGCAGATCGGCTACATGGTGCTGGCCGCTGGGCTCGGTCCGGTCGGTTACGCGTTCGCGATCTTCCACCTGCTCACGCACGGCTTCTTCAAGGCCGGCATGTTCCTCGGCGCCGGTTCTGTCATGCACGGCATGAACGACCAGGTCAACATGCGCCGCTTCGGTGGGCTGTCCGCGGTGATGAAGATTACGTGGATCACCTTCGGCCTCGGCTGGCTGGCGATCATCGGCTTCCCGGGTCTGTCGGGCTTCTGGTCCAAGGACAAGATCATCGAGTCGGCGTTCGTCGGCGACGGCTGGCGGCCGTGGGTCTTCGGCCTGGCCGCGCTCTTCGGCGCCGGCATCACGGCGTTCTACATGTCGCGGCTGTTCTTCATGACCTTCCACGGCAAGCGCCGCTGGACTGACGACGTGCACCCGCACGAGTCGCCGCTGACGATGACCATCCCGATGATGATCCTGGCGATCGGCTCGGCGTTCCTCGGTCTCGCGCTCGGCCCGACCGGTGTCATCACCGACTGGCTCGAACCCATCGTCGGCCATCACGAGGAGCACGATCCGGTGATGTCGGTGCCGCTGATCACCGGCCTCACGTTCGTGCTCATCGTCCTCGGCGCCGCGCTCGCCTGGTTGCGCTACTGGCGCGACGAGGTGCCGGTGACCCCGCCGGTCGGCTCCGTGGCCACCCGGTCCGCACGCCGTGACCTGTTCCAGGACGACATCAACGAGGCCGTCTTCCAGCGGCCCGGTCTGCACCTCACCCGCGCGCTCGTGTTCGCCGACAACAAGGGCGTCGACGGCGCCGTGGGTGGCACCGCAGCGCTCATCGGCGGCACCTCAGCCCGCCTCAAGAAGGTGCAGAACGGCTACGTCCGGTCCTACGCCCTGACGATGCTCGTGGGCGTCGTCGCAATCCTCGGTGCCGTCTGGGTGGTGCAGTGA
- the nuoK gene encoding NADH-quinone oxidoreductase subunit NuoK → MSLTNYVYLSAILFSIGAATVLLRRNAIIVFMGVELMLNAANLAFVTFSRMHGQLDGQVIALFVMVVAAAEVVVGLAIIMAIFRARRSASVDDANLLKL, encoded by the coding sequence ATGAGTCTGACCAACTACGTCTATCTGTCGGCGATCCTCTTCTCGATCGGCGCGGCGACGGTGCTGCTGCGCCGCAACGCGATCATCGTCTTCATGGGCGTGGAGCTGATGCTCAACGCCGCCAACCTGGCCTTCGTCACCTTCTCCCGTATGCACGGGCAGCTCGACGGCCAGGTCATCGCACTCTTCGTGATGGTCGTTGCTGCGGCTGAGGTCGTTGTCGGCCTGGCCATCATCATGGCCATCTTCCGTGCGCGTCGGTCGGCCTCGGTCGATGACGCCAACCTGTTGAAGCTGTAA
- a CDS encoding NADH-quinone oxidoreductase subunit J: MTVGGAESALFWIAAPLAVAGALALLFARKAVHAAVGMASTMIILGVFYITQQAEFLGVIQIFVYSGAVMMLFLFVIMLVGVDSSDSLVETIRGQRWAGLLLAAALAALALGAIGKATFGAPRGLDEANQDGNVSGAARLIFGDYVWAFEATSALLITAAIGAMLLAHRERLTSKPSQADWSRHRIRSGENVAGLPAPGVYARHNAVDTPALLPDGSPAELSISRVLRARGQIGGSTPYTEATAEIERETGDVITEHTSEEKGEDA; the protein is encoded by the coding sequence ATGACCGTCGGCGGTGCGGAGTCCGCACTCTTCTGGATCGCGGCTCCGCTCGCGGTCGCCGGTGCCTTGGCGCTGCTGTTCGCTCGCAAGGCGGTGCACGCGGCGGTCGGCATGGCCTCGACCATGATCATCCTGGGTGTCTTCTACATCACCCAGCAGGCCGAATTCCTTGGCGTCATCCAGATCTTCGTCTACTCCGGCGCCGTGATGATGCTGTTCCTGTTCGTCATCATGCTCGTCGGCGTCGACTCCTCCGACTCCCTGGTCGAGACGATCCGAGGACAGCGCTGGGCGGGCCTGCTGCTCGCGGCGGCCCTGGCCGCGCTCGCCCTCGGCGCGATCGGCAAGGCCACCTTCGGAGCCCCGCGCGGGCTCGATGAGGCCAACCAGGACGGCAACGTCAGTGGTGCCGCGCGACTGATCTTCGGCGACTACGTCTGGGCTTTCGAGGCGACCAGCGCGCTGCTCATCACCGCGGCCATCGGCGCCATGCTGCTCGCGCACCGCGAGCGGCTCACCAGCAAGCCGAGCCAGGCCGACTGGTCCCGTCACCGCATCCGCAGTGGCGAGAACGTCGCCGGTCTGCCAGCCCCCGGTGTCTACGCCCGGCACAACGCGGTCGACACCCCGGCTCTGCTGCCGGATGGTTCGCCGGCCGAGCTGTCCATCTCGCGTGTGCTGCGAGCGCGTGGCCAGATCGGCGGCTCGACGCCCTACACCGAGGCGACGGCCGAGATCGAGCGCGAGACCGGTGACGTGATCACCGAGCACACGAGCGAGGAGAAGGGGGAGGACGCATGA
- the nuoI gene encoding NADH-quinone oxidoreductase subunit NuoI: MADHKAKKAKEPGLGAKVAGFGVTFATMFRKIETEQYPEDKRPTQLRFHGRHQLNRHPDGLEKCVGCELCAWACPADAILVEGADNNDADGERFSPGERYGRVYQINYLRCIFCGLCIEACPTRALTMTNEYELADDNRADLIFTKDQLLAPVQSGMLPAPHPMVEGMEERDYYQGKVSGATPEQERWVQAKEQSEAAMAAAEKGEGV, translated from the coding sequence GTGGCTGACCACAAGGCCAAGAAGGCTAAAGAGCCGGGGCTCGGCGCCAAGGTCGCCGGCTTCGGCGTGACCTTCGCGACGATGTTCCGCAAGATCGAGACCGAGCAGTACCCCGAGGACAAGCGGCCGACCCAGCTGCGCTTCCACGGTCGCCACCAGCTCAACCGGCACCCGGACGGCCTCGAGAAGTGCGTCGGCTGCGAGCTGTGCGCCTGGGCCTGCCCGGCCGACGCGATCCTCGTCGAGGGTGCGGACAACAACGACGCCGACGGCGAGCGTTTCTCCCCGGGTGAGCGCTACGGCCGCGTCTACCAGATCAACTATCTGCGCTGCATCTTCTGCGGACTGTGCATCGAGGCCTGCCCGACGCGCGCGCTGACGATGACCAACGAGTACGAGCTCGCGGACGACAACCGCGCCGACCTCATCTTCACCAAGGACCAGCTGTTGGCTCCGGTGCAGAGCGGCATGCTGCCCGCGCCGCACCCGATGGTCGAGGGCATGGAGGAGCGCGACTACTACCAGGGCAAGGTGTCGGGCGCGACGCCTGAGCAGGAGCGCTGGGTCCAGGCGAAGGAGCAGTCCGAGGCCGCGATGGCGGCCGCCGAGAAAGGCGAGGGCGTATGA